The Neovison vison isolate M4711 chromosome 13, ASM_NN_V1, whole genome shotgun sequence genome includes a region encoding these proteins:
- the HAPLN3 gene encoding hyaluronan and proteoglycan link protein 3 — protein sequence MGPLLLVLLYPLSCVSGLPFYNGFYYSNNPSSWNSHGEGIFNGVKLVVETPEETLFSHPGANVTLPCRYHYEPAPLSPRPVRVKWWKLSENGAPELDVLVAIGLRHRTFGDYRGRVRLREDGEREASLQIRDVRLEDSGRYRCEVIDGLEDESGLVELELRGVVFPYQHPRGRYQLNFHEAQRACEEQDAVVASFEQLFRAWEEGLDWCNAGWLQDASVQYPIARARQPCGGLGLAPGVRSYGPRHHRRHRYDAFCFAPALRGQVYYLELPEKLTLAEAKEACREDGARIAKVGQLFAAWKFRGLDRCDAGWLADGSARYPVVRPRPNCGPLEPGVRSFGFPDPQSREYGVYCYRRR from the exons ATGGGCCCACTGCTCCTGGTGCTGCTGTACCCGCTGTCCTGCGTCTCCGGCCTGCCTTTCTACAATGGCTTCTACTACTCCAACAATCCCAGCTCCTGGAACAGCCACGGCGAAG GCATCTTCAATGGGGTGAAGCTGGTGGTAGAGACGCCCGAGGAGACCCTGTTCTCCCACCCGGGGGCCAACGTGACCCTGCCCTGCCGCTACCACTACGAGCCAGCCCCGCTGTCCCCGAGGCCCGTGCGCGTCAAATGGTGGAAGCTGTCGGAGAACGGGGCCCCCGAGCTGGATGTGCTCGTGGCCATCGGGCTGAGGCACCGCACCTTCGGGGACTACCGAGGCCGGGTGCGCCTGCGGGAGGATGGGGAGCGAGAAGCGTCACTGCAGATCCGGGACGTGCGGCTGGAGGACTCTGGGCGCTACCGCTGTGAGGTCATCGACGGGCTGGAGGACGAGAGCGGCCTGGTGGAGCTGGAGCTGCGGG gcGTGGTCTTTCCCTACCAACACCCCCGAGGGCGCTACCAGCTCAACTTCCACGAGGCCCAGAGGGCGTGCGAGGAGCAGGACGCGGTGGTGGCCTCCTTCGAGCAGTTGTTCCGGGCGTGGGAGGAGGGCCTGGACTGGTGCAATGCGGGCTGGCTGCAGGACGCCTCGGTGCAGTACCCCATCGCGCGAGCCCGGCAGCCCTGCGGCGGCCTGGGCCTGGCCCCCGGCGTGCGCAGTTACGGCCCGCGTCACCACCGCCGGCACCGCTATGACGCCTTCTGCTTCGCTCCTGCCCTCAGGG GGCAGGTGTACTACCTGGAGCTCCCCGAGAAGCTGACCCTGGCCGAGGCAAAGGAGGCGTGCCGGGAAGACGGCGCCCGCATTGCCAAGGTGGGCCAGCTCTTTGCCGCCTGGAAGTTCCGCGGCCTGGACCGCTGTGACGCCGGCTGGCTGGCGGATGGCAGTGCCCGCTATCCCGTGGTTCGCCCGCGTCCCAACTGCGGGCCCCTGGAGCCCGGCGTCCGAAGCTTCGGCTTCCCGGACCCGCAGAGCCGCGAGTACGGCGTGTATTGCTACCGTCGGCGCTAG
- the MFGE8 gene encoding lactadherin: MRAPRCARLRPLLLRPSPRGMPRPRLLAALCGALLCASGLFAASGDFCDSSQCLNGGTCILGQDNTPFYCLCPEGFTGLICNETEKGPCFPNPCRNEAECRVVDDSHRGDVFTEYVCMCHHGYTGVHCETICTMPLGMETGAIADSQISASSVHLGFMGLQRWAPELARLHRTGIVNAWTASNYDKNPWIQVNLMRKMRVMGVVTQGASRAGSAEYLKTFKVAYSDNGHKFQFIQGAEGTGDKIFVGNMDNSGLKVNLFDFPLEVQYVRLVPIICHRGCTLRFELLGCEVNGCAEPLGMKDNSIPDRQITASSIYRTWGLNAFSWYPFYARLDKQGKFNAWTAQTNDASEWLQIDLGSERQVAGIITQGARDFGHIQYVAAYKVAYSNDSMNWVEYKDPGSLDSKIFPGNLDNNSHKKNMFEMPFLARFVRILPVAWHNRITMRVELLGC, encoded by the exons ATGAGAGCCCCGCGGTGTGCACGGCTGAGGCCCCTGCTCCTGCGCCCGAGTCCCCGCGGCATGCCGCGCCCCCGCCTGCTGGCCGCGCTCTGCGGCGCGCTCCTCTGCGCCTCGGGACTCTTCGCCGCCTCCG GTGACTTCTGTGACTCCAGCCAGTGCCTGAATGGTGGGACCTGCATATTGGGCCAGGACAACACCCCCTTCTACTGCCTCTGCCCTGAAGGCTTCACGGGCCTGATCTGCAATGAGACGGAAAAAG GTCCTTGTTTTCCAAACCCCTGCCGCAATGAAGCCGAGTGCCGGGTGGTCGACGACTCGCACAGAGGGGACGTCTTCACTGAGTACGTCTGCATGTGTCATCATGGCTATACGGGTGTCCACTGCGAGACCA tcTGCACCATGCCGCTGGGCATGGAGACGGGTGCCATTGCTGACTCGCAGATCTCTGCCTCCTCTGTGCACTTGGGCTTCATGGGTTTACAGCGCTGGGCCCCAGAGCTGGCCCGTCTGCACCGCACGGGCATCGTCAATGCCTGGACAGCCAGCAACTATGACAAGAACCCCTGGATCCAG GTGAACCTGATGCGGAAGATGCGGGTGATGGGCGTTGTGACACAGGGTGCCAGCCGCGCAGGCAGTGCTGAGTACCTGAAGACCTTCAAGGTGGCCTACAGCGACAATGGACACAAGTTCCAATTTATCCAGGGTGCGGAGGGGACAGGAGACAAG ATATTTGTGGGCAACATGGACAACAGTGGCCTGAAAGTCAACCTATTTGACTTCCCTCTGGAGGTGCAGTATGTGAGGCTGGTCCCCATCATCTGTCACCGGGGCTGCACCCTCCGCTTTGAGCTCCTTGGCTGTGAGGTGAATG GATGCGCGGAGCCCCTGGGCATGAAGGACAACAGCATCCCCGACAGGCAGATCACGGCCTCCAGCATCTACAGGACCTGGGGCCTGAATGCCTTCAGCTGGTACCCCTTCTACGCACGGCTGGACAAGCAGGGCAAATTCAATGCCTGGACTGCTCAGACCAACGATGCCTCCGAGTGGCTGCAG ATTGACCTGGGCTCCGAGAGGCAAGTGGCCGGCATCATTACCCAGGGGGCCCGAGACTTCGGCCACATCCAGTATGTGGCAGCCTACAAGGTGGCCTACAGTAACGACAGCATGAACTGGGTCGAGTACAAGGACCCGGGGTCTTTGGACAGCAAG ATCTTCCCTGGCAACTTGGACAATAATTCCCACAAGAAGAACATGTTCGAGATGCCCTTCCTGGCTCGCTTTGTGCGCATCCTGCCCGTCGCCTGGCACAACCGTATCACCATGCGTGTGGAGCTGCTGGGCTGCTAG